In Flavobacterium sp. CS20, a single window of DNA contains:
- a CDS encoding rhodanese-like domain-containing protein: METHPHADFVSSHLQIHKETGAIIYVSKFLNADYPHETFDDDDEFNLNHVNFSAINTPGHSPDSICVLTKDTQTHKQVLFSGDTLFVGNVGRPDLRENSGDMKATRISLAKDMYHSIQNKFNPLDDDVIVYPAHGAGSLCGKNMSNKPYTTLGNERITNWAFKKQTKEHFVEELLSDQPFVPSYFGFNVELNKAGADDFMKNVWSIPLRLKVNRIEDDALVVDVRNEDVFKSGHLPNSVNIMARSENDKFETWLGSVIEPNEKFHIVIQSVENYQNILERVAKIGYESQILSVVTLDDKNLKKDLNLDLDHFKSNTDKYTVIDIRNESETKQGMIFENALHYPLDKLRASAQDIATDKPIVVHCLAGYRSATGYTILNKAKPNAEVYDLSFAIEEFKS; this comes from the coding sequence ATAGAAACTCATCCCCATGCTGATTTTGTAAGTAGCCATTTACAAATTCACAAGGAAACAGGTGCTATAATATACGTTAGTAAATTTTTAAACGCAGATTATCCTCATGAAACTTTTGATGATGACGATGAATTTAATTTAAATCACGTTAATTTTTCAGCAATCAATACGCCAGGACATTCGCCAGATAGTATTTGTGTTCTCACTAAAGATACACAGACGCATAAGCAAGTTTTGTTTTCAGGTGACACTTTATTTGTTGGCAATGTAGGACGCCCCGACCTCAGAGAAAATTCAGGTGATATGAAAGCCACTAGAATTTCCTTGGCTAAAGATATGTATCACAGCATTCAAAATAAATTTAATCCGTTAGATGATGACGTTATTGTATATCCAGCTCATGGTGCTGGAAGCTTGTGTGGAAAAAATATGAGCAACAAACCTTATACCACCTTAGGTAACGAACGTATTACTAATTGGGCTTTTAAAAAACAAACAAAAGAACATTTTGTAGAAGAATTATTATCTGATCAACCTTTTGTGCCAAGTTATTTTGGTTTTAATGTTGAATTAAACAAAGCTGGAGCTGATGATTTTATGAAAAATGTGTGGTCTATACCGCTTCGTTTAAAAGTGAATCGTATAGAAGATGATGCTTTAGTTGTTGATGTGCGAAATGAAGATGTTTTTAAATCAGGTCATTTACCTAACAGTGTCAACATCATGGCACGTAGCGAAAATGATAAATTTGAGACTTGGTTAGGCTCAGTAATAGAACCCAACGAAAAATTTCACATTGTAATCCAAAGTGTTGAAAACTATCAAAATATTTTAGAGCGAGTAGCAAAAATTGGATATGAAAGTCAGATTCTATCTGTTGTGACTTTAGATGATAAAAATCTTAAAAAAGACCTGAATTTAGACCTTGATCACTTCAAGTCAAACACTGATAAATATACAGTTATTGATATCAGAAATGAAAGCGAAACAAAACAAGGAATGATTTTTGAAAATGCACTACATTATCCGCTTGACAAGCTAAGAGCATCTGCACAAGACATTGCCACAGACAAACCTATTGTAGTTCATTGTCTTGCTGGCTACAGAAGTGCTACTGGTTATACCATATTAAACAAAGCAAAACCAAATGCAGAAGTTTATGATTTAAGCTTTGCCATCGAAGAATTTAAATCATAA